From a region of the Babylonia areolata isolate BAREFJ2019XMU chromosome 21, ASM4173473v1, whole genome shotgun sequence genome:
- the LOC143296657 gene encoding bile acid-CoA:amino acid N-acyltransferase-like yields MLQRISVQHPTHHLHVSSQPDPIQVTPKVSLFDQKVHIKVQGLPTKAKVTLHATTQAQWHRQPVTFTSCGHYVSSEEGDLDLSRDASVGGVYTGVDPMGPFWSLSPCPSGPQNVRMLVKNGEDPVLYTLSLYLGHWSVEDLVFKETTQKPLYSTTVTRLNRSADVRRIPVKEGGVRGVMFLPPGDGRHPGVIDMAGTMSEFRAALLASHGFAVLALPYFKFQDLPAKLEDVPFDYFEDDASKAKPTERGYETTDCLPVTRDDLIPVWESSAHVLMLVSDDDQVVNVELADVCHSMYPEDKRHLMEVVHYPGADLEMRWGGNPTDHAAAQEDSWKRILTFLKTHLS; encoded by the exons ATGTTACAGCGGATTTCCGTGCAGCACCCCACCCATCACCTCCACGTGTCCTCCCAACCAGACCCCATACAGGTCACACCCAAGGTCAGCCTCTTTGACCAGAAAGTTCACATCAAAGTTCAAGGACTTCCAACGAAGGCCAAGGTCACGCTGCATGCCACGACACAGGCACAGTGGCACAGACAGCCTGTGACATTTACCTCGTGTGGTCACTACGTGTCCAGTGAGGAAGGTGACCTTGATCTGAGTCGAGATGCTTCAGTTGGAGGAGTGTACACAG gtgtggacCCTATGGGACCGTTCTGGAGTCTGAGCCCCTGCCCCTCTGGCCCTCAGAACGTCCGCATGCTGGTGAAGAACGGGGAAGACCCTGTCCTGTACACGCTGTCCCTCTATCTGGGTCACTGGTCTGTGGAGGATCTGGTTTTCAAGGAGACGACCCAGAAACCTCTATACAGCACCACAGTGACCAGGTTGAACAGGTCGGCAGACGTGAGACGGATACCTGTGAAGGAAGGGGGTGTACGGGGAGTGATGTTCTTGCCTCCTG GAGACGGCCGCCACCCAGGTGTGATAGACATGGCTGGTACCATGTCAGAGTTCCGTGCTGCTCTGCTGGCATCGCATGGCTTTGCTGTGCTGGCGCTGCCTTATTTCAAGTTTCAGGATCTGCCCGCCAAACTTGAGGATGTCCCGTTTGACTACTTTGAG GATGACGCGAGTAAAGCTAAGCCAACAGAAAGAGGATACGAAACCACAGACTGCCTTCCAGTCACCAGAGATGATCTCATCCCt gtATGGGAGAGTTCAGCCCACGTCCTGATGCTGGTGAGTGACGATGATCAGGTGGTGAACGTGGAACTGGCCGACGTCTGTCACAGCATGTACCCTGAGGATAAGAGACATCTGATGGAGGTGGTTCACTATCCAGGGGCAG ATCTGGAAATGCGGTGGGGCGGTAACCCGACTGACCACGCGGCTGCACAGGAAGATTCCTGGAAACGGATACTGACATTTCTGAAAACCCATCTttcgtaa
- the LOC143296351 gene encoding histone H1.2-like: MSDATAAPAKKAAKPRKPAKPAEHPKYNVMIAAAVTSLKERGGSSRQAILKYIMANYKVGVEVTKINARLKTALKAGVKAGTLKQAKGTGASGSFRMGEKKVAAAKPKKAKKPKAAAKKPAAAKAKKPAAKKAKSPAKKTAAKKPKSPAKKAAKPKKAAKSPAKKAAKPKKPKTPKKAAAKKPAKK, from the coding sequence ATGTCTGACGCCACAGCAGCCCCTGCCAAGAAGGCCGCCAAGCCCAGGAAGCCGGCCAAGCCTGCAGAGCACCCCAAGTACAACGTCATGATCGCCGCTGCCGTCACCTCCCTGAAGGAGCGCGGTGGTTCCTCCCGCCAGGCCATCCTCAAGTACATCATGGCCAACTACAAGGTGGGCGTTGAGGTCACCAAGATCAACGCTCGTCTGAAAACTGCCCTGAAGGCTGGGGTCAAGGCTGGCACTCTGAAGCAGGCCAAGGGCACTGGAGCTTCTGGCTCCTTCCGCATGGGAGAGAAAAAGGTGGCGGCTGCCAAGCCCAAGAAAGCCAAGAAGCCCAAGGCTGCTGCTAAGAAGCCCGCCGCTGCCAAGGCCAAGAAGCCCGCTGCCAAGAAGGCAAAGTCCCCGGCTAAGAAGACAGCTGCCAAGAAGCCAAAATCTCCAGCCAAGAAGGCGGCCAAacccaagaaggcagccaagtctccagccaagaaggcagccaagcCCAAGAAGCCCAAGACCCCCAAGAAGGCCGCTGCCAAGAAGCCGGCCAAGAAGTGA